The following are encoded in a window of Arthrobacter woluwensis genomic DNA:
- a CDS encoding ABC transporter ATP-binding protein, with protein sequence MIEFRSVSKTFPDGTLAVDGFNLVIPPRQTTVLVGSSGSGKTTLLRMINRMVEPSSGTVEIDGDSVLDRDPVALRRGIGYVMQNSGLMPHFTVLDNVATVMRLNGASRADAHARAREMLDTVGLSQKLADRYPSQLSGGQQQRVGVARGLAADPNILLMDEPFGAVDPIVRAELQQELLRLQSELGKTVVFVTHDIDEAFLLGDRIVILGAGAQIVQEGTPEEIIANPADDFVAAFIGADRGKRALRLVETPEGTVVVDATGRAQGALVDAPATSGAVGGPAPSVAPGGGTGG encoded by the coding sequence ATGATCGAATTCCGCTCCGTCTCCAAGACGTTCCCCGACGGCACGCTCGCCGTGGACGGCTTCAACCTGGTCATCCCGCCCCGTCAGACCACCGTCCTGGTGGGCTCCTCCGGATCGGGCAAGACCACCCTTCTCCGCATGATCAACCGCATGGTGGAGCCGAGCTCCGGCACCGTGGAGATCGACGGCGACAGCGTCCTCGACCGTGATCCGGTGGCCCTGCGCCGTGGCATCGGCTACGTCATGCAGAACTCCGGCCTGATGCCGCACTTCACGGTGCTGGACAACGTCGCCACCGTGATGCGCCTCAACGGCGCCTCCCGGGCCGACGCCCACGCGCGCGCCCGCGAGATGCTGGACACCGTGGGCCTCTCCCAGAAGCTCGCGGACCGGTACCCGAGCCAGCTGTCCGGCGGCCAGCAGCAGAGGGTGGGGGTGGCCCGGGGCCTCGCCGCGGACCCGAACATCCTGCTCATGGACGAGCCGTTCGGAGCGGTGGACCCGATCGTCCGCGCCGAGCTCCAGCAGGAACTCCTGCGCCTCCAGTCCGAACTCGGCAAGACCGTGGTGTTCGTGACCCATGACATCGACGAGGCGTTCCTGCTCGGCGACCGCATCGTCATCCTCGGCGCCGGCGCGCAGATCGTGCAGGAAGGAACGCCCGAGGAGATCATCGCCAACCCGGCGGACGACTTCGTGGCCGCCTTCATCGGAGCGGACCGGGGCAAGCGCGCCCTGCGTCTCGTGGAGACTCCCGAGGGCACCGTGGTGGTCGACGCGACCGGGCGGGCCCAGGGGGCGCTCGTGGACGCCCCGGCGACGTCGGGAGCCGTGGGCGGACCCGCCCCGTCCGTGGCGCCGGGCGGCGGGACCGGCGGCTGA